From the Rhinoraja longicauda isolate Sanriku21f chromosome 5, sRhiLon1.1, whole genome shotgun sequence genome, the window TTCTGTGTTGAAAAACgtacccctcaggtcccttttaaatctttcccctctcactttatattATGCTCTCTATTTTAGACTACCATCCTTTGcaaaaagactgtgactattgatcttatccatgcccctcatctatatactaaaactcttgtttgtttgtttgttcctgaactacagccaaaacggtacacgatagtgcgaccattttaggcccaccttactcaccgtcgtccctttggtgctaatggaagaagtttcattgaaatcggtgttatatatttaaagttattcacattttaaagtttaagggaggggggagggagggaggggggtgttaagaggataaggggggttgagggggatggagtgggggggagggggaggagggaggggggaggaggagggggaggaggggggagagaggggggagaaggggaaggtggggaggggaggagggagaagggggagggagggggatggagggggagcagaggggggagtgggggaggtgagggtgctgcaccaatgcaggagaggtttgggcgaaacgggtccacttggtcgagttatCTTGTATATTTCTATATTATTATCCTTCACCTTCCTTTCACTGCAGTGTAAACAGCCCCTGACTATCTTGGCTcctcttataactcaagccctcccgTCCCAATAACATCTTCGTGATGCTTTTCTGCACCCTCGCCAGCTTAGTGCGATCCTTCTGACTGCATGGCAACTAAAATGgcacacattactctaaatgcagtctcaacaACATCTTGTATAGCTGTATTATAACATCCCAATCCCTgtgctgaccaatgaaggcaaacgtgccaaatgccttcttcaccaacccTGTTCATAAGCgaatgtttatatatatttttattgtccTGAGTAGGTGaaatgaggaccagaggacaagggttaaggtgatgggggaaatacttaacaggaatctgaggggtcaatttttcacacaaagagtgggtggttgtatggaaccagctgccagaggaggaagttgaggcagggactatccaaacgtttaagaaacagataggacAGGTACGCAGATAgggcaagtttagagggatgcggCCAAGAGCAGgtagctgggacacattggccgatgtgggcaagtttggttgaagggcctgtttccacgctgtatcactctatgactcttatatACTTCAAAAGAAGGAGGCATACTTCAGATTTTGGCAGTCAGGATTGTACAAGAACTGTAGGAGTACACTTAAGAAGGAAATAAGAAGAGAAAAAAGTCAGAAGATATGAAGTGGAACCTGACAGGCTATGCAAAGGAAAATCCGAAGGGATTCGGCAGATATATTAAGAGTAGAAGGGTGGCTTGGGAAAGGATATGTTCCCATAAAGATCAGCATGGATGACATTATAAAGccacaaagggagggggggggagggggaatattgAATGAttacttctttagtttagttcaagagatacagtgtgcaaacaggcccattcggcccaccgagtccgtgccgaccaggggtcccgaacactaacactatccttcacacactaaggacaatttacaattttacgaaacCAATGACTCCACAAAACAGtaagtctttggattgtggggagcaaactgaagatcctggagaaaaacccacgtggtcacggggagaacgtacaaacttcgtacagacaagcacccctagtcaggatcgaacccgggtctctggcgctgtaaggcagcagctctactgctggtgCCACCGTGACGCTTCTGATCTGTTTCACTGAGGAGAAAATCAGAGACGCTAAGGAATTGAAGCAGAATAGTTGGAGGAACAGCCtcccatatttcacttgggcagcttacagcccaatggtatgagtattgatttctcgaacttcaagtaaccccggcattccctctctctctcaatccctcccccacccaagttgcaccagcttcttgttttcacccaacaacagctaccaatggcctgcttcctttatcatcattacatttttgcatatctttcattcaactttctttatctctccacatcaccgtctatatctctcgtttcccttctccgtcacttcagtctgaaggagggtctcgacccgaaacgtcacccattccttctctccagagatgctgcctgtcccgctgagttactccagctttttgtgtctaccttcgatttaaaacagcatctgcagttctttcctacacatctgcagtttcttcctgcacagagGAGTTGAGATGTCTTTGATCAGCTATGAATTACCAAAGAGAATGTATTggcattaagatggataaatcctGGGACCTGAACAAGTGAACCCTGGACCTTGTGGGAAACCAGGGGGGAAATTGCAGAGGGCCTTGCAACAGTATTTGCATTATCTTTAGCTACAGGTAAAGATCCAGAAGATCAAGGGTAGCTAAGGTTGTACCGTTATTTAAGAAGGCCAGCTGGTACAAGCCAAGGATCAAAGGCTGGTGAACTGGACATCAGTGGTGAGAAAGTTGCTGGAAATGTTTTTTAGGGATAGAATCTAtgagcattttagtttagtttagtttagaggtatggtgtggaaacaggcccttcagcccatcgagtccgcgccgaccagcgattccgcacactaacagtatcttacacactaggggcaatttacaattttaccgaagccaattaacctacaaacatgtacgtctttaaaAAAGGCTCTGGGATGCCTTGAGGTTGCAAGAGACATTATTttaatgatctgaagaagggtctcgacccgaaacgtcacccgttccttctctccagagacacggcctgtcccactgagttactcccagcattctgtgcctgtcTTACTTTCTTTTCAGGGCCGCCTTCAATGGAATGGCAAGGAATCGCGCTTGCAATGTTTTCAATCAGCTCAACGCTTCGCTATTTTGGTTCCTGAACAGTGGTGCCTGCATTATATTAGTGCAGAGAATAGGCTCGTCTGGATCAAGCGTTGTCACTGCAGTCACATCTGTGGCTAATAAGCCAATTTCCATTTGAAGACAATGCTCTGTTGTCGTGCTCACAAAAGGTCAGATATCTTTCAAATGATCTGCTGGCCTTCTTTGCGCTGCCAAAGCACAGCAGTGAAGTTGCTCCAACGACACTGTTTCATCCTTCAGCGTTCAGTCATCACAAATTATACAAGAGGTGAATCCACAGATGCAACTGCGGGGGCAAAAGGCTACTTCCTAATCCACTAATTGCAGCAACagcctgtggaaacaggcccttcagcccatcgattgcaccgaccaacgatcacccgttcacactgtttctatcctatacaccagggacaatttgcagaagccaattaacctacaaacccgcacgtctttggagtgtgggagaaaaccggagcacccggagaaaacccgcgcaaggtcgtagggagaacgtacaaactccgtgcagacagcacccgtagtcaggatcaaacccgggtttctagcgttgcaaggcagcaactctaacgctgcgccaccgtaatgcCTCAAACACACGGACTGAATGTGAtactcagcatggctttgtgagtgGGAAATCTTGTCTCATCATCTCAATCAATAGAATTGAGCTGTTGAGGAGATGGACAATTGATTGGTGAGGGTAAGGTGGAAGATGTTGTATACATTAACCTTAGCAAgactgcatggtaggctggtccagaaacgTATTTAACTGCTGATCCAGGATGAGTTAGCCAACTTGATAGAAATTAGCTTGGTGGTCGGAGTCAAGGGATAATAGTGAATAGCGAAGGGGTGTTAAAGGGGGGACTTCTAGTGAAAGGCCTCGATAGTGTGAATGTGGCGGAGGGTTTTTTCCACTAAGAGCAgaatcaggtcattcggcccatcaagactactccgccattcaatcatggctgatctacccctcctaaccccatttgtgTATGAAGGTATGTGTAcacactgaagggcctgtttccactctgtgtgactctatgactctgtacacGTACTTAATTAtgattgtgcttaggtatagtAATGTTTTACTAAACTGTATGTAAAAACGgaatttcactttacctcggtacatcatgtggcaataaagtacaaTTGAACCATTCTTTGGGAATTCAGACGGGAAAGGCGAGAGTTTTTTATCTCTCGACGTGAGGGGAATAAAAAACCTCATCGCCTGAGTCTGTTTGTAGTCTTCAGACTGGAATTACACAGCTTCAATCCAACCATCCCCCTCCACCGGTTTCAGCAGAACACCACAAACGCTTTCAtagtagtgatacagtgtggaaacaggcccttcggcccagctgcccacaccagccacaatggcccagctacactagtcccacctatccgcattatagacaataggtgcaggagtaggcccatctggcccttcaagccagcaccgccattcaatgttgatcatggctgatcatccacaatcagtatcccgttcctgcctctccccataccccctgactccgctatcattaagacctCAATCTAACTCTGTCAtgaaggcatccagagaattggcctccactgcattctgaggcagagaattccacagattcacaactttccgagcgaaaaagtttttcctcatctccgttcaaaatggcctacccccttattcttaaactgcctcagaaggcagtggaggccaattctctgaacgcattcaagagagagatggatagagctcttaaggatagcggagtcagggggtatggggagaggcaggaacggggtactgattgagaatgatcagccatgatcacattgaatggcggtgctggctcgaagggccgaatggcctcactcctgcacctgttgtctattgtcgccAAGGAACCATGGGAGGTCGGTAGGAATCTCCGTTGCTGTCTCTTGCGATTGATTGTGTTTCGCTTGTTACACTTTTGTCGCCAGGAGGCGTAGGCTGCACGCCACAAACAGACCTAGGTTGAGTCAGTCTCgcttttcaaattttttttttctacagACCGCAGCTTGCAGAAGAAAGGAATGATATTTTATATTAAGctgctttttgcttttttttttaaagaataaaacCTCGTCAAATTCCCCGAGGAATGGCAGCGAGTTGCAGGGGAAGATACTTGGACTGGATTTGGAGCGGCTGGTCGGATTCCAGTGATCAGAGCAGATTTTGTTGTATTAAACAAAAAAAAGGGTGAATGACGCACATTCACAGCTGACCTCTCCTGCACAGGGAAATACAAAAACCAGCTCCGAACACTTTTCAATCAATCTgcaaccatccccccccccccccctccctctacaacATTAAAAGGTGACGCACGTTTGCGATTAGCAATCAATATTCCGCACTGTGATCCACTCGCCTTTTTCATGAATGGGGACCAAATGCAGTCTGGGGAGGTGATTAATGAACGCGAAAACCGCCAGAGCTTTTCCTTGTGTGGGATTGCCCATTAATTATTACAGTTTCCCGGGCGTCAAAACTATACAgcaacgtagaaaaataggtgcaggaggaggccattcggcccttcgaggcagcactaccattcaacgtgatcatgggctgatcattctcaatcagtaccccgtccctgctcccccccccccccccccccccccatccatatcccttgattcctttatagccccaagagctgaatctaactctctcttgaaaactctttcttaaatgttggaataacgcTGTCCTCTACCGATAATCGATCAATTTATAAAGTCTACCGCCCGCATTTGCCCATCCCATCGGCTCGAATGCAGAATTTCCAACATTTATTCTAAACCAAAccgttctctgcaccctttcattaCCTctagtttttttcccctctcccctgactctcagtctgaagaagggtctcgacccgaaacgtcgcctattcattccttccttctctccagagatgctgcctgtccgctgagttactccagcactttccaaGTGTCTGTCCATCTTCCATCTATaatctttttgtttttattttgcaaaaaaaaatgaAACTCATTGACTGtcaattttttgatatttaaaaaaaaaaaaaaagaagctatTTGCAGGTTGCTGGGGGATATGGGACAGACAAGGCGACAACAGCTGTTCGCCGGGCGGAGTTTTTTTATTCCTCTCCCACTTAAAGCCACTACTGCCTTCACCGTCCCGTTAAATTTTTACTGGGCAGGCAGTAAATTTCACGGCTGACAAGCCCGCCGTCCTGCCCAGTCACTGGAGGAACATTGGCCGCTCTGTGTCAGTGGAATGAAGTCCAGTGTTGTAATAGGCCAGTGCAGCGCTCAATCAGTCGATCAGTCACCCCTCTTTGGCCGGCCAGCTCTCGAGTTATTTAGGGTTGCAGACAGCCCCCTCTATTTCTCCTTTCTCTTTAAAGCCTATCTTCTTCCAGCTCGGTTTTTAAAAAAACGTCAGTGTGAAGGTCTCgcatagattatatatatatatatatataaaagaccTTCACActgacgtttaaaaaaaaaatatatatatatatatgcacacacacacacacatatatatatacacacacacacacatatatatatatatacatatatgcacacacacacatacacacatatatatatacacacacacatatatatatatatatacatatatgcacacacacacatacacacatatttatatacacccacacacacatatatatatatatacacgtacatatatataataatagtatattcctttattcgtcccacaccggggaaatcctatatatatatacatatatgcacacacacacacacatatatatatatatatatatatatatacacacacacacacatatatatatatatatatatatatatatataataatagcatatccctttattcgtcccacaccggggaaatcctatatatatatgcgtgtagggttttgtttgtgtgttgttgTGAAAGTCGCATTCCTTGCATGGTGTTCTCAGTTTTTGAGTGTTCCCAAAAGCTAGGGTCCGGTGTAACTTATGCAAATAACATAGGCGTGCAAGGCAATGACTCACAGCCGGAACTGCACACAGGAGCCATATAAAAACTAATGGGAGAGTTAATACGCAGATAGCGAGAGCTTTGCACAGGAGTGTAGCTGATGGAATAACAGCGGAGAGAacgtggagggggggggaaaaaaggaaaaaacatTGTATATGTGTATAGTGCAGagtatttatttttaatcttttgAAGTGAGCCTGTGAATTACAATGGCCGATGAAAAGGACAAACGATAAGCGCAATAGTAGTTTCAACGTGTTGAACTGGGAACAAGTGCAGCGGCTGGACAGGATCCTAACGGAGACCATCCCAATCCACGGGCGAGGGAACTTCCCGACGCTGGAGGTGAAGCCCAGGCAGATCGTCCAGGTGGTGCGTAGTCGCCTGGAGGAGAAGCGCATCTGTGTGCGGGATGTCAGGCTGAATGGCTCTGCCGCCAGCCACGTCCTCCACCAGCACAGCGGGCTGGGCTTACAAGGGACCTGGACCTGATCTTCAGGGTCGACCTGAGCGGCGACAAGGAGTTCCAGACCGTCAAGAACGTGGGTGCTGGACTGCCTGTCGACTTCTTGCCCGAGGGGGTGAACAAGGAGAAGATCACACCCTTGACCCTGAAGGAAGCCTACGTGCAGAAGATGGTGAAGGTGTGCAACGACTCCGACCGCTGGAGCCTCATCTCCCTGTCCAACAACAGCGGCAAGAACGTCGAGCTGAAGTTCGTGGACTCCCTGCGCAGGCAGTTCGAGTTCAGCGTGGACGCTTTCCAGATCAACCTGGACTCCCTGCTGCTGTTCTACGAGTGCTCCGAGAACCCCATGTCCGAGCACTTCCACCCGACCATCCTGGGGGAGAGCGTGTACGGCGACTTCAGCCAGGCGCTGGAGCACCTGCAGCAGAGGCTGATCGCCACCAGGAACCCGGAGGAGATCAGGGGTGGGGGGCTGCTCAAATACTGCAACCTGCTGGTGAGGGGCTTCCGCGCCGCCTCCGAGAGCGAGATGAAGGGCCTGCAGAGGTACATGTGCTCCCGCTTCTTCATCGACTTCTCCGACATCGGAGAGCAGCAGCGCAAGCTGGAGTCCTACCTGCAGAACCACTTCATGGGGCTGGAGGACCGCAAGTACGACTACCTGCTCaccctgcagagggtggtgaacgagAGCACCGGTCTGCCTGATGGGCCACGAGAGGAGGCAGACCCTCACCTCATCACCACCCTGGCCTTCCGTGTGCTGGCCGAGCAGAACATCATCCCCCAACGTGGCCAATGTCACCTGCTACTACCAGCCCGCACCCAATGTCTCAGACGCCAACTTCAACAACTACTACATCGCCCACGTTCAGCCCGTGTTCCCGTGTCAGCGGCACAACTACTCCACTTGGTTACCTTGCAACTGAATTTTGAGGGGGCAAGGAaagaaaggaagggagggagggggagaaaaagaAGTGAGGGGGTAAGAACGACGAGGAGAGGTGAACAGAATTTGGGGGGTGTGTGGCTCTAGTGGCCGAGACTGGAGAGGGATTCAGACTGTGGGGAGAACTCTGTATCTGCCAACGATTGGGAGCGAGATTGACCCAGGCTTGG encodes:
- the tent5aa gene encoding LOW QUALITY PROTEIN: terminal nucleotidyltransferase 5A (The sequence of the model RefSeq protein was modified relative to this genomic sequence to represent the inferred CDS: inserted 1 base in 1 codon; deleted 5 bases in 4 codons), producing the protein MADEKDNDKRNSSFNVLNWEQVQRLDRILTETIPIHGRGNFPTLEVKPRQIVQVVRSRLEEKRICVRDVRLNGSAASHVLHQHSGLGLRDLDLIFRVDLSGDKEFQTVKNVGAGLPVDFLPEGVNKEKITPLTLKEAYVQKMVKVCNDSDRWSLISLSNNSGKNVELKFVDSLRRQFEFSVDAFQINLDSLLLFYECSENPMSEHFHPTILGESVYGDFSQALEHLQQRLIATRNPEEIRGGGLLKYCNLLVRGFRAASESEMKGLQRYMCSRFFIDFSDIGEQQRKLESYLQNHFMGLEDRKYDYLLTLQRVVNESTVCLMGHERRQTLXLITTLAFRVLAEQNIIPNVANVTCYYQPAPNVSDANFNNYYIAHVQPVFPCQRHNYSTWLPCN